GAACAGGGTCATGGACAGCCGGATCGGTCTCGAAGCGAGCTCGAGCTACGAAAACGAATATTTCCAGTTCTTTTCGATGAAGGGAAAGCTCGGCATGGTTCTCGCCGCTGTCAGTCCGCGCGGCCTCTCGGCGTTGCTGCTCGGTGAAGATCGAGAAGAGCTCGAGCGGGATCTTCGACGCGAGTTTCCCGACGAGCAGCCGGTCAGCGGCGGTTACGGGCTTGAAGGCATCGGTTCGAGCATCGTCAGTTTTACCGAAGATCCTCGCATCGGCGTCAGTCTACCGCTGGACGTGAGGGGCACGGCCTTTCAGAAGCGCGTCTGGGAAGAACTTCGATCCATCCCTCCCGGCGAGCAACGCACGTATTCCGAAGTCGCCGGGCGGGTAGGTATTCCCGGCGATTCGTTTGCGATCGCTCAGACGTGCCTCGCCAATCGAATTGCGATTGCAATTCCATGCCACCGGGTCATCGCCGACGACGGCGAAATCGGCGTCTACCGGTGGGGGCGCGAGCGCAAGCGCGCCCTTCTTCGCGCCGAGGCCAACGCGCAGTTCGGCTCGAAATGCGCTCACTACGCGTCTCGCGTTTGAACGCGCGACGGGCGCGAGAGGCGCCGGCGGTCATGGTCGCGAGGGTATCGAAGGACGCGTTCCCTGAGGCATTAAGTTCTGCCTGCAGGCGCGCACCGAGTTGAAGTTTCGGCGTGACGGCTAGTTGACGCGCGAAGCTGGAAACGACGGCAGCTCGACCGACGTTCCATCAGGATCGGTCAGGAAAAGTGGCGGCGAGCCGGACGACGGTGCGGGCGGGCCTTCGAACACGAAACATAGCCGCTGCGGATCGGGTAGCTTTATAGGTCGTCCGGAGGCGAGCAACGTCACTCCGATCCCATTTCGACCCATTAGGACGACCTGGCTGTCCGATCTTGCGACGGTATTCCAATTCTCGTCGACGGCAAGACCGATATTCCTGCGGTACCAATGAATGGATTTCTCCATGTCCGACACGAACACCACCACATTGGGTGTCGTTGGAGCAGCCGTCATGCACGGACCTAATTCGGCCTCGGCATTTTGGGCGGACAAGCACCCGAGGACGGCGACCACAGTGCCCCAGATCGGCCGCAACGCACGTCGACTCATGTTTCATGCTTTTCGATATGGATCGGTGTATCAGCGTCGATCGAACGTCCGCCACGATCACTCCGTTTTTTGCTTTTGAATTGACAGATCGCCAGCGACCTACCTCGATGACCGAGGCGGACTTCACGCCCGCAAGCGAAAACGCGATGTCGTTCGGTAGTACAAAGGCTTGTTCTCGGTGGAGCTGCCTGTTCACCATCCGGGATAGAGCATCACCAGTCTTCCCCAACTCGCGAGCGCGCCTCGTCGACGCATTTCCTCGATCGCGTCAGCCGCATGCCAAGTGCATGGAACACGGCGGAGCCAGCAGTTGTCCTTCTTCCCCCGATAGAGCCAGATTATCGAAGCCGCGAACATCTGCTGCGCCGGCGTCATCACGCGGTAGTCGGCTCGCCATTGTTCCATGCCCGTCGGATCGACCGCGTCGGCGTAGTAGTCGTACCCGCGGGGGCGAATCGTATGATGATGTCTTCCGGGGCCGTCGCTTGCGAACAGCGGCGCAAGCGCGAACCGCTCTATCGAAGCGCGAAGATGATCGTAGAATGGTGCGAGGCCGAAGAAGTTGGGTCCCCACGGCATCGCGTCCGTAAAGTCCGCGAAAACCGTGGCTTCCGAGTCGGTCATATCGAGCCGAGCCAGAACCAGTTGCGTCAGCCGATATTCGGGAAATCGTTCCTTGGCGCGACGGCTATCGAACGCGGAAAGCGCGAGCAGTGGCAGGACGGTGCGATCTTTGGTTTGATTGAAATTTTCCAGCTCCATCGAGCTCGGCTTGTCGCACATCGGTTCGTCTTGTCGTTCGTGGAGAGACTGGGTGGGGTCCGGACTAGACGGGCTGCCTGACGCCCTCACTCCGATTTCTGTCGTCGAATCGCGAAATCGTCGCGTCAGGCGAGGCGCGTCATCGTAGTGTCGGCCATGAGAAAGATTTCGCCGGTAACGAAGCGCAGCTCGAAGTCGCCGTCGTCGCGCGCGTGCCATTCCGCGTATCCGTCGTTCACGAACTGGCTCAAGCACATCATGACCAGCGACTTCGCCGGATCGTCGCTGAAGCGCGCTACGACATCATCCACGCTCGCCAAGGTGCCGCAGGCTTCATTTCG
The Bradyrhizobium sp. KBS0727 genome window above contains:
- a CDS encoding methylated-DNA--[protein]-cysteine S-methyltransferase, with the translated sequence MDSRIGLEASSSYENEYFQFFSMKGKLGMVLAAVSPRGLSALLLGEDREELERDLRREFPDEQPVSGGYGLEGIGSSIVSFTEDPRIGVSLPLDVRGTAFQKRVWEELRSIPPGEQRTYSEVAGRVGIPGDSFAIAQTCLANRIAIAIPCHRVIADDGEIGVYRWGRERKRALLRAEANAQFGSKCAHYASRV
- a CDS encoding VOC family protein codes for the protein MTAAPTTPNVVVFVSDMEKSIHWYRRNIGLAVDENWNTVARSDSQVVLMGRNGIGVTLLASGRPIKLPDPQRLCFVFEGPPAPSSGSPPLFLTDPDGTSVELPSFPASRVN